One part of the Trueperaceae bacterium genome encodes these proteins:
- a CDS encoding carboxymuconolactone decarboxylase family protein, which produces MQVRIAFGKVSSEGVAALRGVEAYVRRCGLERSLLELVRMRASQINRCGYCLDMHSKDARVAGESEQRLYVLPAWREAPFYTERERAALEWTEALTLVSQEGVSDELYERVRQHFSEKELVDLTLAITTINTWNRLAIAFRSEVGS; this is translated from the coding sequence ATGCAGGTGCGGATCGCGTTCGGGAAGGTCAGCAGCGAGGGCGTCGCGGCGCTACGCGGGGTCGAGGCCTACGTGAGGCGCTGCGGTCTCGAGCGGTCTCTGCTCGAGCTGGTGAGGATGCGGGCCTCGCAGATCAACCGCTGCGGCTACTGCCTGGACATGCACAGCAAGGACGCGCGGGTGGCAGGCGAGTCGGAGCAGCGGCTGTACGTGCTGCCCGCCTGGCGCGAGGCGCCGTTCTACACCGAGCGCGAGCGGGCCGCCCTGGAGTGGACGGAGGCCCTCACGCTCGTGTCGCAGGAGGGCGTCTCCGACGAGCTCTACGAGCGCGTCAGGCAGCACTTCAGCGAGAAGGAGCTGGTGGACCTCACGCTGGCCATCACGACCATCAACACCTGGAACCGGCTGGCGATCGCGTTCCGGTCGGAGGTCGGCTC
- a CDS encoding flavodoxin domain-containing protein → MSVRAGTVGTAQDRALVAYATRLGSTREAAKAVAAGLRDAGLEVDVAPARDVRGLTGYGLVVLGTALYVGRWHKDVRGLLKRHRGELTGRHVALFVLGPVKVPRDEDEWRSSRSQMEGQLARYPWLQPVSCELFGGRFDPKLLPFPLDRLAGAAPASDALDLDAVRAWARELAGRLQTVQSAVASAP, encoded by the coding sequence ATGAGCGTGCGAGCTGGAACGGTTGGGACGGCGCAGGACCGGGCGCTGGTCGCCTACGCCACGCGTCTCGGCTCGACCCGTGAGGCCGCCAAGGCGGTGGCCGCGGGCCTGCGCGACGCCGGTCTCGAGGTGGACGTCGCGCCGGCGCGGGACGTCCGCGGCCTCACGGGCTACGGGTTGGTCGTGCTTGGCACGGCGCTGTACGTGGGCCGCTGGCACAAGGACGTGCGCGGCCTCCTGAAGCGCCACCGCGGCGAGCTGACGGGCCGGCATGTGGCCCTCTTCGTGCTCGGCCCCGTGAAGGTCCCGCGCGACGAGGACGAGTGGCGGAGCTCGCGGAGCCAGATGGAGGGGCAGCTCGCGCGCTACCCCTGGCTGCAGCCGGTGAGCTGCGAGCTGTTCGGCGGACGCTTCGACCCGAAGCTGCTGCCGTTCCCGCTCGACCGCCTGGCCGGCGCGGCTCCCGCCTCCGACGCCTTGGACCTCGACGCGGTCCGGGCCTGGGCGAGGGAGCTGGCCGGGAGGCTCCAGACCGTGCAGAGCGCCGTGGCGAGCGCGCCGTAG
- a CDS encoding 2-hydroxyacid dehydrogenase, with protein MRPASKVDVLLPEAIHPSTRARLESLFELHLLNEASDPEELLGRVGPRIRAVARGGQAAIDRRLMERLPALEIVAVFGVGYDGIDLAYARERGIVVTNTPDVLSEEVADLTIGLLIMTLRELARAERYVRAGDWARLGKFPPTRGSLRGRKAGILGLGRIGRAIARRLEAMGVPVAYHNRRRVPDAPYEYVASAVELAAAVDTLIAVLPGGAATDELVDAAVLRALGPEGVFVNVGRGSTVDEDALIAALRDGTIMAAGLDVFRNEPHVDPRFLGLDNVVLLPHVGSASLPTHDAMGELLVANLRSWFETGEPLTPVPETPWPVADRS; from the coding sequence ATGAGGCCCGCGTCGAAGGTCGACGTGCTCCTGCCGGAGGCCATCCACCCCAGCACGCGGGCACGGCTCGAGAGCCTGTTCGAGCTGCACCTCCTGAACGAGGCGAGCGACCCGGAGGAGCTGCTGGGGAGGGTGGGTCCGCGGATCAGGGCGGTCGCTCGCGGCGGTCAGGCCGCCATCGACCGCCGGCTCATGGAGAGGCTGCCGGCGCTGGAGATCGTGGCGGTGTTCGGCGTCGGGTACGACGGGATCGACCTCGCCTACGCCAGGGAGCGCGGCATCGTCGTCACGAACACCCCCGACGTGCTGAGCGAGGAGGTCGCCGACCTCACCATCGGCCTCCTGATCATGACCTTGCGCGAGCTCGCCAGGGCCGAGCGCTACGTGCGCGCGGGCGACTGGGCCCGGCTCGGGAAGTTCCCACCCACGCGCGGGTCGCTCCGGGGCCGCAAAGCGGGCATCCTCGGGCTGGGCCGCATCGGGAGGGCCATCGCCAGGCGCCTCGAGGCCATGGGAGTGCCCGTCGCCTACCACAACAGGCGGCGGGTCCCGGACGCGCCGTACGAGTACGTCGCTAGCGCCGTCGAGCTGGCGGCGGCGGTCGACACCCTCATCGCCGTCCTACCGGGGGGAGCTGCCACGGACGAGCTCGTCGACGCGGCCGTGCTGCGCGCCCTCGGCCCCGAAGGGGTGTTCGTCAACGTCGGGCGGGGGTCGACGGTCGACGAGGACGCCCTCATCGCGGCCCTGCGGGACGGGACGATCATGGCCGCCGGCCTCGACGTCTTCCGCAACGAGCCGCACGTTGACCCTCGCTTCCTAGGGCTCGACAACGTCGTGCTGCTCCCGCACGTCGGCTCGGCCTCCCTGCCCACGCACGACGCCATGGGCGAGCTGCTGGTCGCGAACCTGAGAAGCTGGTTCGAAACGGGAGAGCCCCTCACGCCCGTTCCCGAGACGCCGTGGCCCGTGGCTGACCGCTCCTGA
- a CDS encoding GNAT family N-acetyltransferase: MTASRTGRGASGRDAAAAADWSTTAPTAAGPMTVRPLTLARFDDMRAVFGEKGVARQCFCMYWRRPDGGYPERRDNCDRFHDLVDDARPPGLIGYLDETPVGWVQIGPRSDFPRLGRSRILKAVDDTDPWCINCFVVRVGHRRRGVGAGLLAAAVEYARFMGAKVVEGYPVDGPGSAGDYFTGTMGMFTAAGFEEVLRRKDTRPIVRLTV; this comes from the coding sequence ATGACGGCTTCGAGGACAGGCAGAGGCGCGTCGGGACGCGACGCGGCGGCGGCCGCGGACTGGTCCACGACCGCTCCCACCGCGGCCGGGCCGATGACGGTGCGGCCGCTCACCCTCGCCCGCTTCGACGACATGCGGGCGGTCTTCGGCGAGAAGGGCGTGGCGCGCCAGTGCTTCTGCATGTACTGGCGACGGCCGGACGGCGGCTACCCGGAGAGGCGCGACAACTGCGACAGGTTCCACGACCTCGTCGACGACGCCCGCCCGCCGGGGCTGATCGGCTACCTGGACGAGACGCCGGTAGGCTGGGTCCAGATCGGCCCGCGCAGCGACTTCCCGCGGCTGGGTCGTTCGCGGATCCTCAAGGCCGTCGACGACACGGACCCGTGGTGCATCAACTGCTTCGTCGTGAGGGTCGGCCACAGGAGGAGGGGCGTCGGCGCAGGTCTGCTGGCCGCCGCCGTGGAGTACGCGAGGTTCATGGGCGCGAAGGTCGTCGAGGGCTACCCCGTCGACGGACCGGGGTCCGCTGGCGACTACTTCACCGGCACGATGGGCATGTTCACCGCCGCGGGCTTCGAGGAGGTGCTGCGCCGCAAGGACACGCGGCCGATCGTCAGGTTGACGGTGTGA
- a CDS encoding ABC transporter substrate-binding protein, whose translation MKRLLISLLVAVGGVALAQETLNVGLLLPFTGQYDWVGANVQPVAQMIADEINESGGIDGAQVRLVIGDTEGTVDAGFTAAQKLINADGVVAIVGPTSLSLAGNQQLIVDTGTPIVSPTAGTTALDAFNDQYVFRTVPSDSLGGRAIARAATDGQYLGGDAFARPVLMVANAPAMISFQDPVAAAFEEYGTPVLANVLFTPGKTSYRTEVQEVLANDPDVIVLVATPEDSARVMQAAFQAGYEGTWFVTQDQTTSDYIELATPELVEGIYGLEEVAAPESADLNAAFQERYKAYSGNDVQIFGTNTYDAMNVVGLAMLRAALRDGEVTRETITANIRAVTDPGEGKVVVHDYTAGKEALEAGQEVDYQGLVGPIDFDRYGNITAPFAIKRVVNGEWTTVTILPAEALD comes from the coding sequence ATGAAGCGTCTGCTCATCTCGTTGCTCGTGGCCGTCGGGGGCGTCGCGCTGGCGCAGGAGACCCTGAACGTGGGCCTGCTGCTACCCTTCACGGGCCAGTACGACTGGGTGGGCGCGAACGTCCAGCCCGTGGCCCAGATGATCGCCGACGAGATCAACGAGAGCGGGGGGATCGACGGGGCGCAGGTACGGCTGGTCATCGGCGACACCGAGGGCACGGTGGACGCCGGCTTCACCGCGGCCCAGAAGCTCATCAACGCCGACGGCGTCGTCGCCATCGTCGGCCCCACGTCGCTCTCGCTGGCGGGGAACCAGCAGCTCATCGTCGACACAGGCACGCCGATCGTCTCGCCCACGGCCGGCACCACGGCGCTGGACGCCTTCAACGACCAGTACGTCTTCCGGACGGTGCCGTCCGACTCGCTCGGCGGTAGGGCGATCGCGCGCGCCGCGACCGACGGCCAGTACCTGGGGGGCGACGCCTTCGCGAGGCCGGTGCTCATGGTGGCGAACGCACCGGCGATGATCTCGTTCCAGGACCCCGTGGCCGCGGCTTTCGAGGAGTACGGCACGCCGGTCCTCGCGAACGTCCTCTTCACCCCGGGCAAGACGAGCTACCGCACCGAGGTGCAGGAGGTGCTGGCGAACGACCCCGACGTCATCGTGCTCGTCGCCACCCCCGAGGACTCCGCGCGCGTGATGCAGGCGGCGTTCCAGGCGGGCTACGAGGGCACCTGGTTCGTCACGCAGGACCAGACGACGAGCGACTACATCGAGCTGGCCACCCCCGAGCTCGTCGAGGGCATCTACGGCCTCGAGGAGGTCGCGGCGCCGGAGAGCGCCGACCTGAACGCCGCCTTCCAGGAGCGGTACAAGGCCTACAGCGGCAACGACGTGCAGATCTTCGGCACCAACACCTACGACGCGATGAACGTCGTCGGCCTGGCCATGCTGCGCGCCGCGCTGAGGGACGGCGAGGTCACGCGCGAGACGATCACCGCCAACATCCGCGCGGTCACCGACCCGGGCGAGGGCAAGGTCGTCGTGCACGACTACACCGCCGGCAAGGAGGCGCTCGAGGCCGGCCAGGAGGTCGACTACCAGGGCCTCGTGGGGCCGATCGACTTCGACCGGTACGGCAACATCACGGCGCCCTTCGCGATCAAGCGGGTCGTGAACGGCGAGTGGACGACCGTCACGATCCTCCCGGCCGAGGCGCTGGACTGA
- a CDS encoding branched-chain amino acid ABC transporter permease — translation MTELLQTLLFGLATGAVISLSAVGLSLSYGVTRFINFSYGELLTLGAYLTFVAVSLGLPVPLAAAVGMVVVGVIGVLLARAFFDPIIERGFLALLVTSVGLAFVLQNLVRMVFGSSPTRFPLPLMRPWRVGELIVPKVPVLVIGIALVTMLGVHLMLRFTRMGKMMRATSDNGPLARASGIATGRVLSTTWFISGAIAALGGVLLGITQLSLQPIMGWSFLLVVFAAVLLGGIGNPYGAMLGALIVGLGIELGVAYVAPDYGHAFAFLLLVVVLLVRPQGLLKGSF, via the coding sequence GTGACCGAGCTGCTGCAGACGCTGCTCTTCGGCCTGGCCACCGGGGCGGTGATAAGCCTGAGCGCCGTCGGCCTGTCGCTGTCGTACGGGGTCACGCGCTTCATCAACTTCTCCTACGGCGAGCTGCTGACGCTCGGCGCCTACCTGACCTTCGTCGCCGTCTCCCTCGGCCTGCCGGTGCCCCTCGCGGCCGCGGTCGGCATGGTCGTGGTGGGCGTCATCGGCGTCCTGCTGGCCCGCGCGTTCTTCGACCCGATCATCGAGCGCGGCTTCCTCGCGCTCCTCGTCACCAGCGTCGGCCTGGCCTTCGTGCTGCAGAACCTCGTGCGCATGGTCTTCGGCTCGAGCCCGACGCGCTTCCCGTTGCCGCTGATGCGCCCCTGGCGCGTCGGCGAGCTGATCGTCCCCAAGGTGCCCGTGCTGGTGATCGGCATCGCGCTCGTCACGATGCTCGGCGTGCACCTGATGCTGCGCTTCACGCGCATGGGCAAGATGATGCGCGCCACCAGCGACAACGGCCCGCTGGCCCGCGCCTCTGGCATCGCGACGGGCCGCGTCCTCTCGACCACGTGGTTCATCAGCGGGGCCATCGCCGCGCTGGGCGGCGTGCTGCTCGGCATCACTCAGCTCTCGCTGCAGCCGATCATGGGCTGGAGCTTCCTCCTCGTGGTCTTCGCGGCCGTGCTGCTGGGCGGGATCGGCAACCCCTACGGCGCGATGCTCGGCGCGCTGATCGTGGGCCTGGGGATCGAGCTCGGCGTCGCCTACGTCGCGCCCGACTACGGCCACGCCTTCGCCTTCCTGCTCCTCGTCGTCGTGCTCCTCGTGAGGCCGCAGGGCCTGTTGAAGGGGAGCTTCTGA
- a CDS encoding branched-chain amino acid ABC transporter permease has translation MALTAFLAGLLTLALIYGVLTLGLHLQFGLAGLLNFGHVAFFAVGAFTSALLSLPPKGSEAYLAIGGRYEVGLGLPVPVAFLAAGVASGLLALLIGATSVRLSSHYLAVATFAMAEIVRSVLNNESWLTRGQFGISGVPQPLRGAFATGDYPFVYLAVTAVVVGLLLVVAVRLTASPFGRALRAVREDEPAARSLGKPAPGLKLRAFALGGVLAGFAGSLWTHSLGIVHIGQFVPIITFQVWLALLLGGRGNPFGAVLGAVVLMAITEGTRFLDGLRFLEPLTRRNPSFVPSLRYVVIGLLLIAVVRFFPRGIMPERLRRPPRSVESGEAG, from the coding sequence ATGGCGCTGACGGCGTTCCTCGCCGGCCTGCTCACGCTGGCGCTCATCTACGGCGTGCTCACGCTGGGGCTGCACCTCCAGTTCGGGCTCGCCGGGCTGCTCAACTTCGGCCACGTCGCGTTCTTCGCGGTCGGCGCGTTCACCAGCGCCCTGCTCTCGCTGCCGCCCAAGGGCAGCGAGGCGTACCTGGCGATCGGCGGGCGCTACGAGGTCGGGCTCGGCCTGCCCGTCCCCGTCGCGTTCCTCGCCGCCGGCGTGGCGAGCGGCCTGCTCGCGCTGCTCATCGGCGCCACCAGCGTCCGGCTCAGCTCCCACTACCTCGCCGTCGCGACCTTCGCGATGGCCGAGATCGTGCGCAGCGTGCTCAACAACGAGTCGTGGCTCACGCGCGGGCAGTTCGGCATCTCCGGCGTCCCCCAGCCGCTCAGGGGCGCCTTCGCGACCGGCGACTATCCGTTCGTCTACCTGGCCGTCACCGCGGTGGTCGTGGGGCTGCTGCTGGTCGTGGCCGTGCGGCTCACCGCCTCGCCGTTCGGCCGGGCGCTGCGGGCGGTCCGCGAGGACGAGCCGGCGGCGCGCTCGCTGGGGAAGCCCGCCCCCGGCCTGAAGCTGCGGGCCTTCGCGCTCGGCGGGGTGCTGGCCGGGTTCGCCGGCAGCCTCTGGACCCACTCGCTCGGCATCGTCCACATCGGCCAGTTCGTGCCCATCATCACGTTCCAGGTCTGGCTCGCGCTGCTGCTGGGCGGGCGCGGCAACCCGTTCGGCGCCGTGCTGGGCGCGGTCGTGCTCATGGCGATCACCGAGGGCACCCGCTTCCTCGACGGCCTGCGGTTCCTCGAGCCGCTCACGCGCCGCAACCCCAGCTTCGTGCCGTCCTTGCGCTACGTGGTCATCGGGCTGCTGCTCATCGCGGTGGTGCGCTTCTTCCCGCGCGGCATCATGCCCGAGCGCCTGCGGCGGCCGCCGCGGAGCGTCGAGAGCGGTGAGGCCGGGTGA
- a CDS encoding ABC transporter ATP-binding protein — protein sequence MRAGFAATSAGGAAGTSATAAAGAVATEVRPGEPLLRLRGLSRSFGGLRAVDGVSFDVLRGSITGLIGPNGAGKSTLFDLVTGVTRPDAGSALLGGTELVGRSPDAIARAGLGRTFQTPRIFAGMSVWENLMAGGQRHPGEGVLGSLLPGPAARARERELAERAAELLRFLGLERLAAAPAEELSGGQRKLLTLGRALMTDPTLLLLDEPAAGVNQTLTRTLMARISDLRDGGVTVLVVEHDMDLVMRLCDHVVVMHQGRVLAQGAPAAVQRDERVIDAYLGGAL from the coding sequence GTGAGGGCGGGCTTCGCCGCGACGAGCGCCGGCGGGGCCGCGGGCACGAGCGCGACCGCGGCGGCCGGCGCGGTCGCCACTGAGGTCAGGCCAGGCGAGCCGCTGCTCCGCCTGCGCGGCCTGTCGCGGTCGTTCGGCGGCCTCAGGGCCGTCGACGGCGTCAGCTTCGACGTCCTGCGCGGCAGCATCACGGGGCTCATCGGCCCGAACGGGGCCGGCAAGTCCACGCTCTTCGACCTCGTCACCGGCGTGACCAGGCCCGACGCCGGCAGCGCGCTCCTCGGCGGGACGGAGCTGGTGGGCAGGAGCCCCGACGCCATCGCGAGGGCGGGCCTCGGCCGCACGTTCCAGACGCCCCGCATCTTCGCCGGCATGTCGGTGTGGGAGAACCTCATGGCGGGCGGCCAGCGGCACCCCGGCGAGGGCGTCCTCGGGAGCCTGCTGCCCGGCCCTGCCGCCCGCGCGCGCGAGCGCGAGCTGGCGGAGCGCGCCGCCGAGCTCCTGCGCTTCCTCGGTCTGGAGCGCCTGGCCGCGGCTCCCGCCGAGGAGCTCTCGGGCGGCCAGCGCAAGCTGCTGACCCTCGGCCGCGCCCTGATGACCGACCCCACGCTCCTGCTGCTCGACGAGCCGGCGGCCGGCGTGAACCAGACGCTCACGCGGACGCTGATGGCGAGGATCTCCGACCTCCGGGACGGCGGCGTGACCGTGCTGGTCGTGGAGCACGACATGGACCTCGTGATGCGCCTGTGCGACCACGTGGTCGTGATGCACCAGGGCCGCGTCCTCGCCCAGGGCGCCCCCGCCGCCGTGCAGCGCGACGAGCGCGTGATCGACGCCTACCTGGGAGGGGCGCTGTGA
- a CDS encoding ABC transporter ATP-binding protein: MSDRPAPLLVVEGLDAGYGPLQILFGVSLQVGEGEQVLVFGPNGAGKSTLMKALLGLVTPTAGRLTFRGESIAGLPTEAIVRRGVGYVPQLDNVFGSMTVAENLEMGGATLSRRRVRRRVRELEERFPLLGERRGQLAHTLSGGQRQLLAMARALMREPSLLLVDEPTAGLAPQAVREVFETIRAISAEGTAVLMVEQNARQALEFVDRGVVLENGSVRLSGPAAELRGRDDIAALYLGVARGR, encoded by the coding sequence GTGAGCGACCGGCCCGCCCCCTTGCTCGTCGTCGAGGGGCTCGACGCCGGCTACGGGCCGCTCCAGATCCTCTTCGGCGTGTCGCTGCAGGTGGGCGAGGGCGAGCAGGTGCTGGTGTTCGGCCCGAACGGCGCCGGCAAGAGCACGCTGATGAAGGCCCTCCTCGGCCTGGTCACCCCGACCGCCGGCAGGCTCACGTTCCGCGGGGAGTCGATCGCCGGGCTCCCGACCGAGGCGATCGTCAGGCGCGGGGTGGGCTACGTGCCGCAGCTCGACAACGTCTTCGGGTCGATGACCGTGGCCGAGAACCTCGAGATGGGCGGCGCCACGCTGAGCCGGCGGCGCGTCCGGCGGCGCGTCCGGGAGCTCGAGGAGCGCTTCCCCCTGCTCGGCGAGCGCCGCGGCCAGCTCGCGCACACGCTCTCCGGCGGGCAGAGGCAGCTGCTGGCGATGGCCCGCGCCCTGATGCGGGAGCCGAGCCTGCTGCTCGTCGACGAGCCGACGGCCGGCCTCGCCCCCCAGGCCGTGCGCGAGGTCTTCGAGACGATCCGCGCGATCAGCGCGGAAGGTACCGCGGTCCTGATGGTCGAGCAGAACGCGCGCCAGGCGCTCGAGTTCGTCGACCGCGGGGTCGTGCTCGAGAACGGCTCGGTGCGCCTCAGCGGCCCGGCCGCGGAGCTAAGAGGGCGCGACGACATCGCGGCGCTCTACCTCGGCGTGGCGCGGGGGCGATAG